A single region of the Mannheimia bovis genome encodes:
- the pflB gene encoding formate C-acetyltransferase, protein MTQLTDAQQKAWEGFAAGDWQTEVNVRDFIQKNYTPYEGDESFLAEVTPATSKLWADVMEMIKVENKTHEPYDIDCDTPSTITSHAPGYIDKSLEKIVGLQTDAPLKRAIMPFGGINMVKGSCQVYRRELKPEVEKIFTEYRKTHNQGVFDVYTPDILRCRKSGVITGLPDAYGRGRIIGDYRRMALYGADFLMKDKQRQFASLQARLESGEDIQATIQLREEIAEQHRALGKMKEMAASYGYDISKPATNAQEAVQWTYFAYLAAVKSQNGAAMSFGRVSSFLDIYIERDLKAGKITEQEAQELIDHLVMKLRMVRFLRTPEYDQLFSGDPMWATETLAGMGLDGRTLVTKNSFRILHTLYTMGPSPEPNLTILWSEQLPEAFKRYCAKVSIDTSSVQYENDDLMRPDFQNDDYAIACCVSPMIVGKMMQFFGARANLAKTLLYAINGGIDEKSGDQVGPKSEAITSEYLDYDDVMTRLDSFMDWLATQYVTALNIIHFMHDKYAYEAALMALHDRDVFRTMACGIAGLSVAADSLSAIKYAKVKPIRTDIEIKNKAGEVVGVAKNVATDFEIEGEYPQFGNNDNRVDDIAVDLVERFMKKIQKLKTYRNATPTQSVLTITSNVVYGKKTGNTPDGRRSGAPFGPGANPMHGRDQKGAVASLTSVAKLPFAYAKDGISYTFSIVPNALGKDYEAQKRNLAGLMDGYFHHEATVEGGQHLNVNVLNRDTLLDAVEHPEKYPQLTIRVSGYAVRFNSLTKEQQMDVITRTFTESM, encoded by the coding sequence ATGACTCAATTAACAGACGCTCAACAAAAAGCGTGGGAAGGTTTTGCCGCCGGCGATTGGCAAACTGAAGTAAATGTGCGTGATTTTATCCAAAAAAACTACACACCGTATGAAGGCGATGAATCTTTCCTAGCTGAAGTAACACCTGCAACAAGTAAATTGTGGGCAGATGTAATGGAAATGATTAAAGTCGAAAACAAAACGCACGAACCGTACGATATTGATTGCGATACTCCATCAACCATTACTTCACACGCACCGGGTTATATTGATAAATCATTAGAGAAAATCGTGGGTCTTCAAACTGATGCTCCATTAAAACGTGCGATTATGCCGTTTGGTGGAATCAATATGGTAAAAGGTTCTTGTCAGGTATATCGTCGTGAACTTAAACCTGAAGTTGAAAAAATCTTTACTGAATACCGTAAAACCCACAACCAAGGCGTATTTGATGTTTATACACCGGATATTTTACGTTGCCGTAAATCAGGCGTAATTACCGGCTTACCGGATGCTTATGGTCGTGGTCGTATCATTGGGGACTACCGCCGTATGGCACTTTACGGTGCAGATTTCTTAATGAAAGATAAACAACGTCAGTTTGCTTCATTACAAGCTCGTTTAGAATCCGGTGAAGATATTCAAGCAACCATTCAATTGCGTGAAGAAATTGCCGAGCAACACCGTGCGTTAGGCAAAATGAAAGAGATGGCGGCAAGCTATGGTTACGATATTTCTAAACCGGCAACCAATGCACAAGAAGCGGTACAATGGACTTATTTTGCTTACCTTGCAGCGGTTAAATCGCAAAACGGTGCGGCAATGTCGTTCGGTCGTGTATCTTCATTCTTAGATATTTATATCGAGCGTGATTTAAAAGCAGGCAAAATTACCGAACAAGAAGCTCAAGAGTTGATCGACCACTTAGTAATGAAATTGCGTATGGTGCGTTTCTTACGTACACCTGAATACGATCAATTATTCTCAGGCGACCCAATGTGGGCAACTGAAACCTTAGCTGGTATGGGTTTAGATGGTCGTACATTAGTAACGAAAAACAGCTTCCGTATTTTACACACTCTTTACACAATGGGCCCTTCTCCGGAGCCAAATTTAACTATTCTTTGGTCTGAACAGTTACCGGAAGCGTTTAAACGTTACTGTGCAAAAGTATCTATTGATACCTCATCAGTACAATATGAAAACGATGACTTAATGCGTCCGGATTTCCAAAATGATGACTATGCGATTGCGTGCTGCGTAAGCCCAATGATTGTAGGTAAAATGATGCAATTCTTCGGTGCTCGTGCAAACTTAGCGAAAACCTTGTTATACGCAATCAATGGTGGTATTGATGAGAAATCAGGCGACCAAGTTGGTCCAAAATCTGAAGCAATCACAAGCGAATACTTAGATTACGATGACGTAATGACTCGCTTAGACAGCTTTATGGACTGGTTAGCAACGCAATACGTTACTGCTTTAAACATCATTCACTTTATGCACGATAAATATGCATACGAAGCGGCATTAATGGCACTTCACGATCGTGATGTATTCCGTACAATGGCGTGTGGTATTGCAGGTTTATCTGTGGCGGCTGACTCACTTTCAGCGATCAAATATGCGAAAGTAAAACCAATCCGTACAGATATTGAAATCAAAAATAAAGCTGGCGAAGTGGTTGGCGTAGCGAAAAATGTAGCAACTGACTTTGAGATTGAAGGTGAATATCCACAATTCGGTAACAATGACAACCGTGTAGATGACATTGCTGTTGATTTAGTTGAACGTTTTATGAAGAAAATTCAAAAACTTAAAACATACCGCAATGCAACCCCAACTCAGTCTGTTCTTACTATCACATCTAATGTGGTTTACGGTAAGAAAACAGGTAATACGCCGGACGGTCGCCGTTCAGGTGCTCCATTCGGACCGGGTGCAAACCCAATGCACGGACGTGACCAAAAAGGTGCGGTTGCTTCATTAACTTCTGTGGCTAAATTACCGTTTGCGTATGCGAAAGACGGTATCTCTTATACTTTCTCTATCGTACCAAATGCGTTAGGTAAAGATTACGAAGCACAAAAACGTAACCTTGCGGGCTTAATGGATGGCTACTTCCACCACGAAGCAACAGTAGAAGGTGGTCAGCACTTAAATGTGAACGTATTAAATCGCGATACATTATTAGATGCGGTAGAACACCCAGAGAAATACCCACAATTAACCATTCGTGTATCAGGTTACGCGGTACGTTTCAACTCTTTAACCAAAGAGCAACAAATGGACGTAATTACCCGTACCTTTACTGAAAGTATGTAA
- a CDS encoding adenosylhomocysteinase, translating to MMYQNFSAELAWATLHMPRTVETIKALPDLSHIRLACNMHLDLKMAPLVKGLLDKGAKIFLTTCNPTTVQDDVVAYLVEHGAEAHAWRNMSNADWHDSFQKAVDWQPTHLCEMGSDLTSLIHSKGLQTKVKAGLEATGSGVNRLNGLKPYYPIFNWDDLPVKEGLHNRHMVGLTAWHTFFNTTHLSLHEKTVVVIGYGLVGQGVAASAKAYGGKVIVAELDRARALQAEYDGWMVMPLAEAIKIADVVATATGAKNVLSGKMIEQAKSGLFILNVGHVAEEIDVRFLKQQPMTEPMPYVNAYQVGDKTIYLLADGSMFNLTAGYGDSINAFDVTLAVMASGIGHIVGEGEKAEKDIYLLPQSVWQKVL from the coding sequence ATGATGTACCAAAATTTTTCTGCTGAACTGGCTTGGGCAACTTTACATATGCCTCGCACCGTAGAAACTATTAAGGCATTGCCTGACCTTTCCCACATCCGTTTGGCGTGCAATATGCACTTAGATTTAAAAATGGCTCCGCTTGTAAAAGGCTTGCTGGATAAAGGGGCGAAGATATTTTTAACCACTTGCAACCCAACCACGGTGCAAGATGACGTAGTCGCTTATTTAGTAGAACACGGAGCAGAGGCTCACGCTTGGCGGAATATGTCGAATGCAGATTGGCACGATAGTTTTCAAAAAGCGGTAGATTGGCAGCCAACCCATCTGTGTGAAATGGGATCAGATTTAACTTCATTGATACACTCTAAAGGTTTACAAACAAAGGTAAAAGCAGGCTTAGAAGCAACCGGCTCAGGCGTAAATCGCTTAAATGGTTTAAAACCTTATTACCCGATTTTTAACTGGGATGACTTGCCTGTGAAAGAAGGCTTACACAACCGCCATATGGTCGGCTTAACAGCGTGGCACACTTTCTTCAATACAACGCACCTGAGCTTACACGAAAAAACCGTTGTTGTGATTGGCTATGGTTTGGTAGGTCAAGGTGTAGCAGCTTCAGCAAAAGCTTATGGCGGTAAAGTGATTGTGGCAGAACTTGATCGGGCAAGAGCATTACAAGCTGAATATGATGGTTGGATGGTGATGCCACTTGCGGAAGCGATTAAAATCGCTGATGTCGTAGCTACTGCAACAGGGGCGAAAAACGTCCTTTCAGGCAAAATGATTGAACAAGCGAAATCAGGCTTATTTATTTTAAATGTCGGACACGTTGCCGAAGAAATTGATGTGCGATTCTTAAAACAGCAACCGATGACAGAGCCAATGCCGTATGTAAATGCCTACCAAGTAGGCGATAAAACTATTTATTTGCTCGCAGACGGCTCAATGTTTAACCTCACTGCAGGCTATGGCGATAGCATTAACGCTTTTGATGTGACCTTAGCTGTAATGGCAAGCGGCATCGGGCATATTGTTGGTGAAGGTGAAAAGGCAGAAAAAGATATTTACTTACTGCCGCAAAGCGTTTGGCAAAAAGTGTTATAA
- a CDS encoding helix-turn-helix domain-containing protein, translating to MAQPVASDIDRLVGQRIQQKRREMGYSAERLSEYVDISQPQLSRYERGANKINVAHLVAIATFLKTPISYFFADCMEGFDWNSDEADRYWQELTQTQKSLLVDFLKEIKK from the coding sequence ATGGCACAACCAGTTGCATCAGACATCGACCGCCTTGTCGGTCAACGCATTCAACAAAAACGCAGAGAAATGGGGTATTCGGCGGAAAGGCTATCGGAGTATGTCGATATTTCTCAACCACAGCTTTCACGCTATGAACGAGGGGCGAATAAGATAAATGTGGCACATTTAGTGGCGATTGCGACGTTTTTGAAAACGCCAATCAGCTACTTTTTTGCAGATTGTATGGAAGGATTCGATTGGAATAGCGATGAAGCCGACCGATATTGGCAGGAATTAACCCAAACGCAAAAATCGCTCTTAGTTGATTTTCTGAAAGAGATCAAAAAATAG
- the pflA gene encoding pyruvate formate lyase 1-activating protein: MSVVGRIHSYESCGTVDGPGIRFILFLQGCLMRCKYCHNRDTWDLDGGKEITVEELMKEVTTYKHFMKATGGGVTASGGEAVLQMEFVRDWFRACKAEGINTCLDTNGFVRSYSPVVDEMLEVTDLVLLDLKQLNDEVHQDLVGVSNKRTLDFARYLQKMNKPTWIRYVVVPGYTDDDDSAHRLGKFIQGMDNIEKVELLPYHRLGAHKWETLGYKYELDGIMPPPKEDLERIQKIIESYGHSVKF; encoded by the coding sequence ATGTCTGTTGTTGGACGTATCCATTCTTATGAATCTTGCGGCACAGTAGATGGTCCGGGGATTCGTTTTATTCTGTTCTTACAAGGCTGTTTAATGCGTTGTAAATATTGCCACAATCGTGATACTTGGGATTTAGACGGTGGCAAGGAAATTACCGTTGAAGAGCTGATGAAAGAGGTTACTACCTATAAGCACTTTATGAAAGCGACCGGTGGTGGCGTAACGGCTTCGGGTGGGGAAGCAGTGTTGCAAATGGAATTTGTACGTGATTGGTTCAGAGCTTGTAAAGCAGAAGGCATTAACACTTGTTTAGATACTAATGGTTTTGTACGCAGCTATAGTCCTGTGGTTGATGAAATGCTGGAAGTTACCGATTTAGTTCTGCTGGATTTAAAACAGCTCAATGATGAAGTTCACCAAGATTTGGTTGGCGTGTCTAACAAACGTACACTTGATTTTGCCCGCTATTTGCAAAAAATGAATAAGCCGACTTGGATTCGCTATGTAGTTGTGCCGGGCTATACGGACGATGATGATTCCGCTCATCGCTTAGGTAAATTTATTCAGGGAATGGATAATATTGAGAAGGTAGAGCTTCTGCCTTACCACCGTTTAGGGGCACATAAATGGGAAACGCTAGGCTATAAATATGAGCTGGACGGCATAATGCCACCGCCTAAAGAGGATTTAGAGCGTATCCAAAAAATCATTGAAAGCTATGGGCATAGCGTAAAATTTTAA
- the prlC gene encoding oligopeptidase A: MSNPLLNYTGLPEFSKIKPEHIKPAVEAVIKECRETIEAVAKIENPTWENFYMPQAIAGDKFSRAWSPVGHLNGVKNSPELREEYQACLPLLSEYSTWAGQHQGLYQGYVKLKNSPEFANYSTAQKKAIENSLQDFELSGISLPADKQKRYGEISARLSELSSQFSNNVLDATMGWDIVITDEAQLKGLPESALEAAKLSAESKGKKGYRFTLEFPSYLPVMTYCENKALREEMYRAFVTRASDQGPNAGKWDNSAIIDEILKLRHERSQLLGFKTYADYSLATKMAENPQQVLDFLNDLATRSKAQGKNELCELKKFTKEHFGVEHLDLWDITFYSEKQKQALYSVNDEELRPYFPENRVLSGLFEVMKRVFGMRVEEQQGVDVWHKDVRFFNIFDKNDRLRGSFYLDLYARENKRGGAWMDDCINQKRLADGSLQKPVAYLTCNFNKPIGDKPALFTHDEVTTLFHEFGHGIHHMLTEIDVGDVAGINGVPWDAVELPSQFLENWCWEEEALAFISGHYETGEPLPKAKLEQLLAAKNFQAAMFVLRQLEFGLFDFRLHTEYDPTKQGQVLELLKEVKEKVAVAKGVEWARTPHSFSHIFAGGYAAGYYSYLWAEVLSADAYARFEEEGIFNAETGQSFLDNILTRGGSEEPMVLFERFRGRKPTLDALLRHKGILGNATPTECSVN; the protein is encoded by the coding sequence ATGTCTAACCCGCTTTTAAATTACACAGGCTTGCCTGAATTTTCAAAAATCAAACCTGAACACATCAAACCTGCGGTAGAAGCCGTGATTAAAGAGTGCCGTGAAACCATTGAGGCGGTGGCAAAAATTGAAAACCCAACGTGGGAAAATTTCTATATGCCGCAAGCCATTGCAGGAGATAAATTCTCTCGTGCGTGGTCGCCGGTCGGGCATTTGAACGGGGTTAAAAACTCGCCTGAATTGCGTGAAGAATATCAAGCCTGCTTGCCGTTATTATCGGAATACAGCACTTGGGCGGGGCAACATCAAGGTTTATATCAAGGCTATGTAAAATTAAAAAACAGCCCTGAATTTGCTAACTATTCGACTGCACAGAAAAAAGCGATTGAAAACAGCCTGCAAGATTTTGAATTATCCGGCATCTCTTTGCCTGCCGATAAACAAAAACGCTACGGCGAAATTTCCGCCCGTTTGTCGGAACTTAGTTCACAATTTAGCAATAACGTGCTAGATGCGACAATGGGTTGGGACATCGTAATTACTGACGAAGCTCAATTAAAAGGCTTGCCGGAATCGGCACTTGAAGCTGCAAAATTATCGGCTGAAAGCAAAGGCAAAAAAGGCTATCGCTTTACCCTTGAATTTCCAAGCTATCTACCGGTGATGACTTACTGCGAAAACAAAGCCTTGCGTGAAGAAATGTACCGAGCTTTTGTAACCCGTGCCTCAGATCAAGGTCCAAATGCAGGCAAATGGGATAACAGTGCCATCATTGATGAGATCCTAAAACTACGTCATGAAAGATCGCAACTGCTTGGCTTTAAAACCTATGCGGATTATTCCCTTGCCACCAAAATGGCAGAAAACCCGCAACAAGTATTGGATTTCTTAAACGATTTAGCCACTCGCTCAAAAGCACAAGGTAAAAACGAATTGTGCGAATTGAAAAAATTCACCAAAGAACACTTTGGGGTAGAGCATTTGGATTTATGGGACATCACTTTCTACAGCGAAAAACAAAAACAAGCGTTATATTCAGTGAATGATGAAGAACTTCGCCCATACTTCCCTGAAAACCGTGTACTTTCAGGCTTATTTGAAGTGATGAAACGTGTTTTCGGTATGCGTGTGGAAGAACAACAAGGCGTAGATGTTTGGCATAAAGATGTACGTTTTTTCAATATTTTTGATAAAAATGACCGCTTGCGTGGCTCGTTCTACCTTGATTTATATGCTCGTGAAAACAAACGTGGTGGTGCGTGGATGGACGATTGCATCAACCAAAAACGCTTAGCGGATGGTTCACTCCAAAAACCGGTTGCCTATTTAACCTGTAATTTCAACAAGCCGATTGGCGACAAACCGGCATTGTTTACGCACGATGAAGTAACCACCTTATTCCACGAATTTGGACACGGTATTCACCATATGCTGACTGAAATTGATGTGGGCGATGTTGCCGGCATTAATGGTGTACCTTGGGATGCGGTGGAATTACCAAGCCAATTCCTCGAAAATTGGTGCTGGGAAGAAGAGGCACTTGCCTTTATTTCAGGACATTACGAAACTGGAGAGCCGTTACCAAAAGCGAAATTAGAGCAATTATTGGCGGCGAAAAATTTCCAAGCGGCGATGTTTGTATTACGCCAATTAGAGTTCGGCTTGTTTGATTTCCGCCTACACACTGAATACGACCCAACAAAACAAGGTCAAGTATTGGAGTTGTTAAAAGAAGTGAAAGAAAAAGTGGCAGTGGCAAAAGGCGTAGAGTGGGCAAGAACCCCACACAGCTTCTCACATATTTTTGCAGGAGGCTATGCCGCTGGCTATTACAGCTACTTATGGGCAGAGGTACTTTCGGCAGATGCGTACGCACGCTTTGAGGAAGAAGGCATTTTCAATGCTGAAACGGGGCAATCGTTCTTAGATAACATTTTAACACGTGGTGGTTCAGAAGAGCCAATGGTACTGTTTGAACGTTTCCGTGGCAGAAAACCAACTCTTGATGCCTTACTCAGACATAAAGGAATTCTCGGTAATGCAACTCCTACAGAATGTAGTGTGAACTAA
- a CDS encoding chorismate mutase, with the protein MSLDLSDIRTQITTLDRNLLKLLAERHRLAFDVVRSKEITQKPLRDLEREKALLQELVNFAEAENYQLDPQYVTQIFQRIIEDSVLTQQTYLQNKLNAQKEEQVSIAFLGMRGSYSNMATRQFAKKYQGTLVELSCGSFDEVFEKVSAEEADFGVLPLENTTSGSINEVYDLLQHTDLTLVGELAYPIKHCVLANGNVDLAKVDTVYTHPQPAQQCSQFLATLDKVHIKYCESSSHAMQMVARLNKPNIVALGNEDGGKLYGLTNIKTEIANQPNNITRFIVLAKQAVQVSPQVQTKTLLLMTTTQQAGALVDALLVFKNHNIRMTKLESRPIYGKPWEEMFYVELEANIHSQNTQDALAELEKVTSYSKVLGCYPSEIIEPVKI; encoded by the coding sequence ATGTCTTTAGATTTATCCGATATTCGAACACAAATTACCACCCTTGACCGCAATTTATTAAAGCTGCTTGCCGAACGCCACCGTTTGGCGTTTGATGTGGTGCGTAGCAAAGAAATTACTCAAAAACCCTTGCGGGACTTAGAGCGTGAAAAAGCCTTATTGCAAGAGTTAGTCAATTTTGCGGAGGCGGAGAATTATCAGCTCGATCCACAATATGTGACCCAAATTTTCCAGCGTATTATTGAAGATTCAGTGCTGACGCAGCAAACTTATCTGCAAAATAAACTGAATGCACAAAAAGAAGAGCAGGTTTCCATTGCCTTTTTGGGTATGCGTGGCTCTTATTCCAATATGGCAACTCGTCAATTTGCCAAGAAATATCAAGGTACTTTGGTTGAGCTAAGTTGTGGCTCATTCGATGAAGTGTTTGAGAAAGTGAGTGCGGAAGAGGCAGATTTTGGTGTGTTACCGCTTGAAAATACCACTTCAGGTTCGATTAATGAAGTGTACGATTTATTGCAGCATACCGATTTAACCTTGGTAGGTGAATTGGCTTATCCTATCAAACATTGTGTGTTGGCAAACGGCAATGTGGATTTAGCCAAGGTGGATACTGTTTATACCCACCCTCAGCCGGCTCAGCAATGCAGCCAATTTTTGGCAACTTTAGATAAGGTGCATATCAAATATTGCGAAAGTAGCTCGCACGCAATGCAAATGGTGGCACGTTTAAATAAGCCGAATATTGTGGCGTTAGGCAATGAAGATGGCGGCAAGCTCTATGGTTTAACCAATATTAAAACCGAGATTGCCAATCAGCCGAATAATATCACTCGTTTTATTGTGCTTGCAAAACAGGCGGTTCAGGTTTCACCACAGGTACAAACCAAAACCTTGCTCCTGATGACAACCACCCAACAAGCCGGTGCTTTGGTGGATGCGTTACTGGTGTTTAAAAATCACAATATCCGTATGACCAAATTGGAATCTCGCCCAATTTACGGCAAACCGTGGGAAGAGATGTTTTATGTAGAGCTGGAAGCTAATATTCATTCACAAAACACCCAAGATGCGTTGGCAGAGTTAGAAAAAGTGACTAGCTATTCAAAAGTGTTAGGCTGTTACCCAAGTGAAATTATTGAGCCGGTGAAGATTTAA
- a CDS encoding class I adenylate cyclase, with translation MKILTLEANTATIVEGTAIKAIKGNFSQKLALTKKRIDKLNAYRIERAMNANNQNFVHVFSLLPLLIHLNHPSLPAYVESAPQGIWHFKLSDYQKNSLMSYSFHEAISDHHLKNQTYFDALYCMGSTGSITQTSLSDLDLWLCYSNKLTIEQYKLMELKITKLQEWAKTFDVDINIFLMNPEQFKTQTYSSGVTDEHSGSAQHFFLLDEFYRSAILLAGKRLLWLHLHKDEYQTAHNNPEIDLTEWVDFGDFSSLSTSEFFGASLWQLYKGIDNPYKSAIKILLLECYAHTYPKTKLISKEFKKKILSDDGVEYHFDPYLAMLELVTEHLITRKEWVKLDRLRVCFYAKAIEGEIRKNWRTEALQSLVEQWSWNAAQTTLLQNRPNWKIKQVMNHENMLIDHLLQSYRNLIHFARKFHLNPSIMTNDTDILMRRLYSVFETLPGKVPLINPKISSNVAENAVTFIEVKSGSSIQPGWYLVNQAPKSQYDSNLRYVHYNKSPVKLIAWGFFNGIINANTHLHTASNNLNTQKLRQFITDLRLTFPIQAPEMTQEDMHHPNKIRNLAIAINLVQDPTETITDLPKKVCQSDLFNFGKMQKTLVGSVSIIYRNVWNEIRTQHFDGEDAILKALKLVSNRIYQSAASPNSVNIFCYSKYLRSDLREFVADLVHKCITIQTGCLLHANELRHLKIAGKTWQVIFRKQTVGIKQIEEQAVENRENFANLTSDIAKEKNVFPQKISEFASEGFLQFFFEDNQDGSFNVYIVNEKNSVESYYNCSGTKEEKIRKINKLQHQKRLQTDTEISFSSFNHPQFYQLISTNGELSIVPFQSRQHLDYLAEQESKC, from the coding sequence GTGAAAATACTCACCCTTGAAGCTAATACAGCAACAATAGTAGAAGGAACTGCTATTAAGGCAATTAAGGGAAATTTTTCCCAAAAATTAGCTCTAACTAAAAAAAGAATTGATAAACTCAATGCTTATCGGATTGAGCGGGCAATGAATGCCAATAATCAAAACTTTGTTCACGTTTTTTCATTACTGCCATTACTTATTCATCTTAATCACCCAAGCTTACCTGCGTATGTGGAAAGTGCACCGCAAGGTATTTGGCATTTTAAATTGTCTGATTATCAAAAAAATTCATTAATGTCTTATAGCTTCCACGAGGCTATTTCCGATCATCATTTGAAAAATCAAACTTATTTTGATGCTCTCTATTGTATGGGGAGCACGGGCTCTATTACTCAAACCAGCCTGTCCGATTTAGATTTATGGTTGTGTTATTCAAACAAGCTCACGATTGAACAATATAAATTAATGGAGCTTAAAATTACTAAGCTACAAGAATGGGCGAAAACGTTTGATGTGGACATTAATATTTTCTTAATGAACCCGGAGCAATTTAAAACGCAAACTTACAGCAGCGGTGTAACAGACGAACACAGTGGTTCTGCTCAGCATTTTTTCTTGCTTGATGAATTTTATCGTTCAGCCATATTACTTGCGGGTAAACGCCTACTGTGGTTACATCTGCATAAAGATGAATATCAAACTGCCCATAACAATCCCGAAATTGATTTAACTGAATGGGTAGATTTTGGCGATTTTTCCAGTCTTTCTACCAGTGAATTTTTTGGTGCAAGCCTGTGGCAACTGTATAAAGGGATCGATAACCCTTACAAATCAGCCATTAAAATCTTGTTGCTGGAATGCTATGCCCACACTTACCCGAAAACAAAACTAATTTCAAAAGAGTTTAAGAAAAAAATTCTGAGTGATGATGGCGTCGAATATCATTTTGATCCTTACCTAGCAATGCTTGAGCTCGTTACCGAACATCTTATCACTCGCAAAGAATGGGTAAAATTAGACCGCTTGCGGGTCTGTTTTTATGCAAAAGCGATTGAAGGAGAAATCAGAAAAAACTGGCGTACGGAAGCATTACAATCATTGGTCGAGCAATGGTCTTGGAATGCAGCACAAACCACATTACTGCAAAATCGTCCTAATTGGAAAATTAAGCAAGTGATGAACCACGAAAATATGCTGATTGATCATTTGCTACAAAGTTATCGAAATTTAATCCACTTCGCTCGAAAATTCCATCTTAATCCAAGTATTATGACCAATGATACCGATATTTTGATGCGTAGACTTTATTCTGTATTTGAAACCTTGCCGGGTAAAGTACCGCTGATTAATCCAAAAATATCGTCTAACGTAGCAGAAAATGCGGTAACTTTTATTGAAGTCAAATCAGGATCCTCAATACAACCAGGTTGGTATTTAGTAAATCAAGCACCCAAAAGCCAATATGATTCAAACCTTCGCTATGTTCACTACAACAAAAGTCCGGTTAAATTGATTGCTTGGGGTTTCTTCAACGGCATTATAAATGCCAATACCCATTTGCACACGGCGAGCAATAACCTAAATACGCAGAAATTACGCCAATTTATTACCGATTTACGCTTAACTTTCCCGATTCAAGCACCGGAGATGACACAAGAAGATATGCATCACCCGAATAAAATTCGTAACTTGGCAATTGCAATCAATTTAGTTCAAGATCCAACAGAAACTATTACTGACTTGCCTAAAAAAGTGTGTCAAAGTGATCTGTTTAACTTCGGTAAAATGCAAAAAACCTTAGTCGGCAGCGTCAGTATCATTTACCGCAATGTTTGGAATGAAATCCGTACCCAGCATTTCGACGGCGAAGATGCTATTTTAAAAGCCCTGAAATTAGTTTCTAATCGAATTTATCAAAGTGCGGCATCACCAAATTCTGTGAATATTTTTTGCTATAGCAAATATTTACGCAGCGATCTGCGTGAGTTTGTTGCCGATTTAGTGCATAAATGTATTACAATCCAAACAGGTTGTTTGTTGCACGCCAATGAACTACGCCACTTAAAAATTGCAGGGAAAACGTGGCAGGTGATCTTCCGTAAACAGACTGTTGGGATTAAACAGATTGAAGAACAAGCGGTTGAAAATCGTGAAAATTTTGCAAACCTGACCTCTGATATAGCCAAAGAGAAAAACGTATTTCCTCAAAAAATCAGTGAATTTGCCAGCGAAGGCTTTCTACAATTTTTCTTTGAAGATAACCAAGACGGCAGCTTCAATGTGTATATTGTTAATGAAAAAAATAGTGTTGAAAGCTACTATAACTGCTCTGGCACTAAAGAAGAAAAAATCAGGAAAATCAATAAATTACAACACCAAAAACGCTTGCAAACAGATACTGAAATCTCATTTAGCAGTTTTAACCACCCACAATTTTATCAACTTATTTCAACTAATGGTGAGTTGTCTATTGTACCGTTCCAAAGTCGCCAACATTTAGACTATCTTGCTGAACAAGAAAGTAAATGCTAA